The Streptomyces laurentii region AGGCTGCCGAGGCGGTGCTGTCCGCCAACGCGCACAGCTCCCAGCGGGTACGCGTCCGGCTCGCCCTGGCCGATCTGTCCAGCCAGGCGCTGGCCCGCATGGACGAGGTACTGGCCGGCGCCCTGGAAGACGCGGAAGGCGACGCTGCGCTCACCGCCCAGGTGCGGCTCCGGCTGGCCTGGGCCCGGATGGTCGGGGGTGACCTGCCCGGCTCCCGCAGCGAAGCCGTCGCCGCCGCCGACCTCGCCCGTTCCGCCGCCGACCGCAGCACCGAAGCACTGGCGCTGACCGTGCAGGCGCTCACCGATCGGCTGACAGCCCGCCCTGCCGAGGCACAGCGCGCCCTGACCGCGGCCCTCGACCCGCCCGCGCCGGTGCCCGACGGACTGCTGCCACTTTCGCCGCGCTTCTACGCGGCACGCTTCGCCTTCTTCGACGACCGTCTGGCCGAGTCACGAACGGAGCTGCTCCGGATGCTCAGCCGGGTGGAGCGGGGCCAGGGCGACGAACTCGTCCTGGTGCTACGTTGCCTGGCCGAGGTCTGCGCCCGGATGGGCCGCTGCCGGGACGCCCTGTACTACGCACACCGCGCGGGCCGGGTCGCCCGCGAATGCGGCACCAGCCCCGGCCCGGTCTGGTACACCAGCGCCGTCGCCGAACTGGCCGGCGGCAGCCTGAGCCGCGCCGCAGCCTTCGCCAAGCGGGGTGTCAGGGCCTCCGAGCAGGAGTACGACGCGATCCACATCGGCCGCTGCCTGCACGTCCTGGGACAGGTCCAGCTACGGCAAGGCGATCCCACAACTGCGGTGCGCACTCTGGAGCGGGTCCGCGAGGGCGAGCGCCGCCGGGGGCTGATGGCCCCCTGGTGCTGCGCTGGCACGGTGACCTCGCCCTGGGCCTGGCCCGTCTGGGCCGCACTACGGAAGCCGCCCAGGTGATCGCCGAGGCCCGCGCCGCACTGACGCATGGGGGCGCGGACACCTCTGGCGGAGCCGTGGCGGCCCAACTGCTGCGCGCCGAGGCGATGGCGGCCGGGGCCGAGGGCGACCCCGGCCCGGCGATGGCAGGTCTGGAGACGGCTCGCCGCCGCTTCGCCGCGCTGGGGCAGCCCCTGGAAGAAGGGCATTGTCTGCTCGTCGCCTGCCGTCTGGAGCTCCGCCGACGACGCCGGGCCGCCGCCCGGGGGGCCGCCGAGGAGGCTCGCGACCTGTTCGCCGCCTGCGAGGCCCTTCCCTGGGTCGATCAGGCCGAGCGGGCTCTCCGTCGCTGCGAGACCGGCACCGCCACCGTACCGGCCGATGGCACCACCGACTTCGCCTCCCTTACTGAGGCCGAGATCCGCATCGCTGTCCTGGTCAGCGAGGGAGCCACGAACCGGCAGATCGCGGCCCGGCTGTTCCTCAGCACGAAGACCGTGGAGAGCACGCTGACCCGGGTGTACCGCAAGCTCAGCGTGCGGTCCCGCACCCAGCTTTGCTCCCTCGTCGGCCGCCTCCCCGACAGCCCGTCCCCCCCGCGACACGGATGTGACAGCGGGGGAACCCACTCCAGGGCGAATGCGTCGCGACCTTGATGGACACACACCCAAGTCGCGCCCCACATGACCTGCACGCCGTACGGTTGCTGCGGGCGGCGAGGAGACGGCTGTCGGAGCAGCCCACGATGGTCACCCACCCGCCGGTGGGGGCAACGGCACCGGATTGTACGGATCGATGGCCATAGGGCGAGGCGGGAGCTTCTTGCGTGGCTCAAGCCAGGCGGAGACCAGGTCCTTGCGGACCGCCCGCCACGTCACGCGGTCCGCCCCAGCTGCGGCACGCTGTGAGCCGTCCCGGCCTGCTCGGCTCGTGCACGGTGCTGGGCGCGGATCGCCGCGATCAAGGACAACGCATTGTCCAGCACCGTCTCCGCATCGGGGAACGTCTTAGCCACCAAGCGCGCGCATCGCACGGGTCTGCCACTCAACCGCCTC contains the following coding sequences:
- a CDS encoding transcriptional regulator (identified by MetaGeneAnnotator; putative;~sequence version:1) produces the protein MIAEARAALTHGGADTSGGAVAAQLLRAEAMAAGAEGDPGPAMAGLETARRRFAALGQPLEEGHCLLVACRLELRRRRRAAARGAAEEARDLFAACEALPWVDQAERALRRCETGTATVPADGTTDFASLTEAEIRIAVLVSEGATNRQIAARLFLSTKTVESTLTRVYRKLSVRSRTQLCSLVGRLPDSPSPPRHGCDSGGTHSRANASRP